The Gavia stellata isolate bGavSte3 chromosome 1, bGavSte3.hap2, whole genome shotgun sequence genome has a segment encoding these proteins:
- the LOC104257480 gene encoding cytochrome c oxidase copper chaperone yields MSTVAAASCDAKGAGEAREEKKPLKPCCACPETKKARDACIIEKGEENCGHLIEAHKECMRALGFKI; encoded by the exons ATGTCGACGGTTGCTGCCGCCAGCTGCGACGCCAAGGGCGCGGGGGAGGCGCGAGAAGAGAAGAAGCCGCTGAAGCCCTGCTGCGCCTGCCCCGAGACCAAGAAAGCGCGGGACGCCTG catcattgagaagggggaagaaaattGTGGGCACCTAATTGAAGCTCACAAAGAGTGTATGAGAGCTCTGGGCTTCAAGATATGA